The genomic interval GCATGCCATAACAAGTCTTTAACCATATTGGTAAAAGACTCCTCTTGGCATAAAGGACTAGCTTTTGAGGAAACTTAAGCTTGCACATTTACAAAAGGGTCAGCTGTTCAAAAAGGTATTCGGCAGCACAACAAAGAGGTAAATATCCCCTGTACAAAAGAAAGATCGGCTAACACTATCTCTAGACTAATTAAACTTAATTCCTACATAATTCTACATGAACACAAAAGGGTTGACCTCCAAGACAGCTGGTCCCATCATAACAAGAAGTTCTCATGCTTACAAAATCGTATTCAGGCCAACATCTGGAAGACCAGTCCTGACCTCCTCTGGTCAGCCACTATCCAAGGAGAGTCCCACTGCTTCAGCCTGTGAGCAGTAAAAAACCTGCAATCCAGTCCACCTTACGATGCAAAGCCACTAGCCACCTAACCCAACGACCACAACCTAGACAAACCTACCAAACCGTACCAAACCGTACCAAACATAAGCAGTCATCCTAAAAAACAGCCTTGGCACTCCTCTATTTGGCCTTAGCCTCACCTCCACCCCCATGAAGCTCTCCCCAAGGTACCTCACTGTCACCCTCCCCACCACCCCCGCCTACTTAAACACCCTCCTCCCCGCCATAGCTCAACCCACCATCCACAAAGTCAAAACAGATCAAAAGGAGACCATGCACCTGGACCAAACCCACTCCTGCTCTCCTTTGCAACCAGCAGCCACCTTAAGACACCAAAGAACACTCATGTCTGAACAAACAATCAACAGAAGCAACAAAAAAAGCAACCCACACAGGCAACAGAATATCAGCCCACGAAGATCATTACACACCAAGGCAAAACTCAATGTCTATACAACACAAACCACAAAGGCAACAAACAAGCAaaccaccaaaaaaaaaaaaaaaaaaaaaaaaaaaaaacaaataggGAGTAGCNCTGTTGATGGTGgtggttgtttttttttttttctctctctttttccttacTTTTATCTAATGTAATGTAATTGATTGTTGGATTCTCTTTCTAcaccaaaaaaatcaaaattccatATATAGTTGGATTCACTTTGCtacttgaattttatttttacttttagaTGAAAACCCTAAGTTAACTTAATTCTGAACTTTACAATCAAAGAATCAAAAGTCAAGAGTCAAGACCGACCTTTTCAGTTTTCACCAAAACAAAATTCCAGACTCAGGCCCCACACGCACCTCCTCGCTTATCGATAACTCTGGTAGCCTCCTCGAGGCCCCTGCTCCCTCCTTCTTGGCAGTTTCcacttttttactttttatcattatttttccaTGTACATGTGAAAAGAAATGAGGACGATTATTATAGAAATATAATATAACaatttgctctttttttttcacattcaATAATTACAACTATACAACTATACAACgaatcataatttttagataaaataaaacaataatctAATTTGATAGCGGCAATAAGATGGTACTTAAGTActcttacaaaaaaaaattgattaggTTAATTAGCAAATATAATTCACACtcgaatatttaatttattaattggtGTAAGATTTTCCTACTTAAAAAGTAgagattgaatctcattctctcaagttcaaaaaaaaattaacaagtataattcataaaaattatcatttaaaatcTGTTGAGAAGttaatttcaataatattAGATTCTAATGATAATATATAGTTATTGTAATGCGAACAAAAAGATCTACTACGGTTTTCAGAAAGTGGCCATGtcctttatttttaatctacATTTAAAGTAATTCACACTCCTTCTTATAAGCTTAATTAGGCtgatttccctttttttataGATGTAAAAGTATAGTAAAACGATTTTGTGACCTCTAAATCTCTATTCCTACCTTCAATGCACGAATTAAATgacatttgaaaaattattctaGCCCGAAAAAGTGTGGATGGTCATGTAGTTGAACATTTTCAGTTGATCTTGAAATAATGTTTATTGTGAGTATATataactttatttaattatatttttagtatTAGTTTCCAAATAATCATTATTGTgtttaagttaaaaataaaaagaggtAAAAATAcctatattgaaaaaaaaaaactaataagaTAGCCCTAACATAGTATCACTTACTAGCCGCaaatggatgacttaaaagtCTGATTACTGACTTGCCGAAAGTAAATTCAAGTCTCAGCAGCACAGAAGCTTCGATATGACATATTCATGCGAGACAAATCCCATCTTCacgttaaaaaaaaaaaaaaaccccgcGTTCGTtataaaatttgttgaattccATTTCCTATACAAATGAATTCTTTGTAAGTTTTACACATCTCTGTTCATTCTTTCCCCAGAAAAGAGAAGATATGAAAACGCTGAAAAGAGGCAAGCCACGGAAAAGGTTAGTCTGGGAAAAACTGCAAAAACAGAGTTAGCCatatttactttgtttttttttctttttggttcttTTGGGTCATGCCAAACCAAAACATGTGGAGCTGTGGCCTCACTGTGAAATCCAGATAGGagagttttgggtttttggtGTTTTAAACCGAAATCTCCGGACTTGTCTCCCTAGAGAACTTTGATCGATCCCCGCCGGCCGAGTGGAATCAGAAATGGACGGTCATCTTCGCCGCCAAATTCCACAAAGCCAGAGGAATGCTCCTCGTGTCCCTACTCCCATCCCAAGCcattaaattttcctttttatttttttaatgcaaaatatttttttttataaactaTAAACGAGTCATTGTCTCAACAGCAAGGAATTAACGAATAAGGAATGAGTGAGATCTCTACGTGCTAAGTTTAAGCATCCCATTCCACCCGTTAGTTTGATCCAATCTTCTTATATTTGCTGTTCTATTTCATTTGCTTCATGAAATTAATaagtatattatatattttgaatttctttttattcgtGATTCTAATTTACATAATAAGAAGTAATCTTTTCGGTCTATTAATTTCACTTCTTAATTTAAAGTTTGaactaaaatctcaaattttaaatttaaattttaaccaTAAGATATTCTATTGAAGATATCTTAAggattaatatataatatcatgATATTCAtctctttaatttctttaaatattgTATTTTGTATGGTACTGTTAAAATACTATTATTTGTATTGGGTTGTTACACTCGAGCAAATTTTTGAACTATTTGTCGatgttaatatattttaaatattcttaaatcatttattaattaattaaagtttaattatttgtacttctaaaaaaaagttcaattatttatgtttttagttttatatttaaaaaattttgctgAAAATATATTCAAATACAAATACTACATACAACGTATATGATCACTACTTTTCTTTTGCAGGGATATGATCACTAATTAATCTATATTAAAAGTGATTACAAATTCGGATTATTTCAATTGAAGTGTCATTCAATTGGGCCCAttataggtttttttttttttagtttttataggATGGCCTCTTTAAGATTGTGAGtttttaaaactatttttatcttttcaatatCAATTTTTCCTTTGTCTTAAGGGCAGTTTCcgatttttaatatatttatatgttattttgGTCTTTTTAATTACCGAGCTTCTACATTTTTTCCTGCCTCGGTCTCTCTACCCTCTcacatttttttcttgatttcatCTTCTTCTGCTCTTTTTCCattgcatttttttattttgttttgttttgtttttttcggTGTTTGTTGTTGCTCTTTGATTTGTTGAGgtgttgtttttttatttctttacttttttgtattttttttcttttttcttgtccTTTGGTGTGgtgttgttattgattttttaaattttaactttaGCTTTTGCTTCGTAGGTTAGTTTGGTTGgttatttgttttgatttagtTGTTTACTCAATGTTTCAGATTTGATTTAGtttggtttatttttttgctttattGATTTACTTTAGTTGTATATATAAAGAATTATTGTTCCTTGATTAAAAAAATCGACACCCACTAAAAGCAGGGCACCACTCTAGCAACTAGTAACCAATGAGTTGaatatcttaatttaaattgaattctAAAAGAAATCTTAATTTAAATGGAAAAGGAATTGTTAGTTTACAACACGGATcatacttaattaatttttacaaaaaatcaCAAGCAATTACAGCATAAACTAcctatttttatgattatttttcttaaattaattgaagaaaataaaaacgtGTATTTTTTCTACATTGATTGCATTTCTATGACTCCAATCTGCTTTCAGGTCATACGGGAACCATGGCAGGAAGAACTCTTCATTTTCAAGCACGGAAACCGGCAGTCTCGGTAAGACTAATTTCTTCCTCAAACACCTTaagaaattgatgatattggGGATTAAATTCCTAGATTTGATATGGTTCAACTTTGTGATgaacattttaaattttatattgttttgaaactttttaaattatttaaaatttttaaataaatttttattcttttctaaCTTACAATTAAACtcatttactttaatttttagttaaataaattcttataattaacaaatttatcatttttttatctacGTGACACGAATGTAGTATTGAGATAGATGAATATATCATATGACTATATCATCATAGTGCATCAATATGTTACGTAATCATCCACTATAACATGTCAGTATGTCACACCAGTATCATGTGATATAAAATTGTATGTAGTATTTCGACTAAAGACATTTAGTCaatgattaattataaaagctcatttaacttaaaataaaaatataaaaaagtgattaaacataataaaaacataaatactaatttaaatttttgtgaattgtttaagaatttttataaatattatacatttgtaattttataaataacatttccaattttatctttaattttcaaaaagtcAAATTACAAACttctaaataatatatatactccGTAATGCcccttaattaaataaatatctcTTTGAGTTTTTAATTAATCGTAAAAGATAACTTTGATAAGGAACAAACAGCAGGTCACATCCTTGAGGGGGAAAATAGCATGGTCTTGGTGCCGAGAATAATTTTGATGTCTTTGTCTTCTCTCAAGAATGACtaataaattttgagttttgtgGATActttatttatagttaaaaattaatattaatttttgggGTACTAGGCTACCTACTAAACATGGTCAATCGATGCTGTATATCTcctatttgtatttttttggCTCAGCAAGACAAAGGCCtgcttctttttattttggtaaCAAAAAACCCAATAAAGTAGTAATTGTTCAGTGTTTAACAATTTATCATACAAATCCATCAAGTTTatacaaattttttgtttaaatattCGTTAACACTATTCTTTACTGAAGCAATTATTTCTTCTGTCTAACTCAAATTTATTTGCAGGCCGCTGCAAACAAATTAACGGGAGCAGCCCCAAAGTCGTTGGAAAGAAGCTGTGCCTCCAATCCAGGCCGCAGCAGGTTAAGCTGACGAAAACCGATTTGGTAAAGCTGAAAGTGCAAATGAGGGACTCGGCTGAGTCGCTAATGGCAGCACAAAAAGCAGCTAATCTGACCGAGGCAGAATTTGCGCAGATGATTATGAGAAGGAATGAGGTGATGGATATCCTGCTTACGGGAATGAATGAGCTTCTGAAAATGAAGGAAATTGAAGCTTTTCTGATGCTCAAGCTGGGTCTCCTTTGAATCGGAGAATAAGTGAATGACCTTATTTGGAATGCAGTTAATAAGTGCCGCAGTGCTAGAGGCTTGAGAGTTGGGTTGTATGAAGTTTATGTTTGCTTTGTTGCAGTATATGGACCATGGGACCGCGTGTgctttgtttcaattttaaaacttaaacGAGCTTTGACTAATATGTACAGGGACTCGAAGCTCCAAACCTAGAATTTTTATGCCATCTAAAAGTCTTTGGTTAATATGTTCAATATCTGGGGTGACATATTTGGTTAACGTGTGTGATGTGTCACTTGTACATTTTAAGTACTATCATGTGCTCCATGGCTTCAAGCCTGGTTTTGTTATGTTCACGTCCTCTTTTGTTAGGAGCAAAAATGCTGGTCCCACAACTTTTATTGCCAACGGGTAAAAGCgtcactttttatttttatttttttaaaaaagcaaGCATCACTTGCTCTTAGTCAAAATAAGAGGCTTGGAAATAACTTctcaaatttataaattaagaGTAGCTCGGTATGATCCTCTacccctctctctttctctgtcCCTGAAATTCTTGCTAGATTGTGAGATTTCCCTTTGATTTTTTGGTGTCAATCTTGTTTACACAGCAAACAAGGGAGAAAAAGTTATCTTATGAAAATTAAGCGTTGAAGCTGTGGTTTTTAGGCCTTACTTAGTGAAGCCACCAATTAGACATGGTTGCCGCCTTCTCTGCGTAATTGTACAGACTTCACTCCTCTCACCATCGCTTATGCCATGAGAGTCTTTTGCAGTCAAGCTTAAGATTTGAAGTGGCATGTCGAAGAGGTGATCAATAAAAgctacttttcaaaaaaaaaaaaaaagcgtTGAAGCTGTGGTGTTAATTGGTTGAAGATTGGTGTCTACAGGTGGGTATTTTAAGCTATGCCGCTCTGGATAAGGCCTTTCTATCCTGGCAATTAAGTTTCGGGGTTGCCGGCAGCTACAGCGGCAACCCTGGTTGGAGTGACGGCATTCAATTTTTATATGGGGATTGTCTCTACCCGAGATCTGGTACATATGCTTGGTCAAAATTGAGGCGAAGCCATCTATATAATACATTATAATTTTGATCGGTTGAAAGCAGAAATATAACCTTTCATGATCATAATTATATGTTCTTCACTAGTACAAAATTTTCCGACCAAACCCTGCCCATCCTTACCCTCATGTTATgatctttttccattttgaaGCTTAGATAAACAGTTTAAAGTGTTTCCTTtcaaatgaattaaaaaaaaatgaaaaagatgaatACGTGGATATCCATATCAGGGAACGTGCTTCGGTGTATGGGATTAGTTTAACGTGCTCCTGGGCTACAATCTTTCAACTACTTATAATTGTTTTGTAAGAGGCGTGTTTATATTCTTCTGGTTGACCTCAATTTTGCAGGGATGGTAAATAGCAGGATAATTCATTATGTTCTTCTGCTGAGAAACAATGATATTCTGGTAGTGAATGATGTTACATGAGGCCGGTACTCTGCTGTAACAAGTCTTCTGCCATTGTTGGAGGTTAAAGACTTCATCAGCATTTTGTATCTCTGCTGGAATTAGTACATAACATATTGGAGGTTAAAGACTTCTTTGTACGGTATAGCTTTGTTGGGGCGGTCTCTTAGAGATGCCTGAAGGCATCTATATGCAAGACTTACgtttgcttgattttctcaaGCATTTATCTAATGAGTTCGATGGCGCCttggtaaaaaattaaaaaggaatttTTAACCAATTCAAATCCTCTGTCCCCATTTTATGACTCATCTTTCATAAATTTCCACATTTCTATATTTAtttctgatttttttcttctttctctactGGCAGATGGTAAAGTaaacttctttcttcttttacttcttGTTGTAGTCTTCTCCATATGTTGTTGTTCCAGCAGGGAAAGCAGATGAATCACGGCTTTCAAGTCTGGTGCGTAATTCCATCGTCATCGGTGACCAAGATAGTTGGCCTCTGGTCAAAGCTGTTAGAATCAACCTTTTCTAGACAAATATTTCATATGTTATTTCAGTGTCTGCTTTAGCTTCTTACAGAATTTAAAAATAGGCAAAGTTGCATTGTTTAAGATATGCCTATTGTGAGTTATAAAATTTCTTGGAGTGAACGTCCACAATTACAGGGTAGTTGgctttcaagaaaaaggagTTGGTAGTTGTCCTATCGGGTGATTAGGACGATCGGGGTGAGGATCACAGCAAGGAGTGGGTAGAGGAGGCTGCCGAAGCGGGAGTTTCATCACCGGAGATCGGTTTAGTACCTATTTGATCTAGATTATTTTtagcttatttattttttaaaagtaaaaattgaattaaatagtattttgtaagaaacttttaaaattttttttaaagagtaaaattttttaaataaagaacttaaaaaaaggtttcaaataaaagctttctattctcttattctttaaaaaaaatacattagGTTTTTaggagagttttttttttttcaaaaaaatcctTTCTCAAAAAATACTTCTTACCTCCCTCCTCATCGATCTCCTTCTTCTCTCCCCCTCTGTAAATCATCATcctttcagttttttttttgttcttacaaaaatttaaaaaaaaatctaaaattcaaaactacGTTTAAGtactatttcttctttttctttttattttatttttcattttattttctatcgttcttttttttgctttgaaaactctttttattgtttaatatttctCAATTTATTGTTAAATATGATAATTATGTGATGTTTATTTGTTCTTAACTTCTTTCTGGTGTATATAATATTTGTTGATTATAACTGAAATAATTCGTCAAAAAGTCAATTATTGTTCGTAACATCAATTTTGTTCAACTCTAAATGTCACAAATTTTAAGCCAATCTTtgaaaaataacaacaaatattatttttatattcttcttttatctttaagcaattcataatattataagaaaaattatcttttttcaCACTcatctttttttgtttgattcaATTCTTTTcctaatttattaaatactctttatagtaattttaatcaaaattaaaatttatataagttCTTTTACTAAATagcttatttataaaaaaagtttataaaaaataaatttaccaaacaactttaactgaattttaaaagttattattttttataaaagctttataatagcttttaagtaaaaaaaaaaaaaaacaggtCAAACATGCTCTAAGATTGGGATATGGAAGATAGAGAAAGGGGAGAAAAatatgagagagaaagaagggaaaaaattaaaattaaacatgTATTAATCAGTAGTTAAAAAATAGACAATTGATAATTTATGAGAAGTGAAACATAATAAGGGACAAGAGATGGGACAGAGGATTTGGATTCAAAATGAACTTTACATTAAGCATGCATACagacatttatatatatatatatatatatatttgaaaatgacaatTTGATTTTAGCCACTAGAAGATTACAGCAGATTATAGGCTAACAGTTTCTTCAAGCCAGGCGGGGAAGAAGTGAACTGATAAGGTGGACTCAAACCTCTCCCAGGCTGACATGCGACACGGTGCATACTCAAAGCCCACAATGTGCGAAACTGACATGCTAAAGAAAGCAAATAGGTACTCTTTTCTGACTTTATGACCCTCTACCTTTTGatttgaatatcttgtttgATAGTGGTTTAGGTTTTGTTAGGTAGGTTTTAAAgcctttcttttgtttatttcctttttttcgaTCAGCAACGGGGCAAAAGCcctaaagaaaattaacaatCTTCAATTCTAGGAAAAAGCAACTCCAACACATCCGCCATTAACAGGTTAATGGCTGCATTTTTCTGCAGCACAcacattcaaaaaaaaaaaaggtcatGGGAAATGCATCCTTGTTGTGCAGTTATTCCGACTTGATCTATTCGTGTGTCTAGCACCCTTAGGGTGATTGGGGATGGTGATAGTACCTTGCAATGAGTgtcaaataatatttgatcaaattaattaGGATTAAAATACTCTAGAAATGAGTTCAGATCATCTTTAGCTTACatgaatattttctttaatcatCTAATGATGATTAAAGATGATGATAGATAGTACCTTTATAAATAAGTATTGGACACTATTCGATGAAACATGCTATTTGGTTTTTACTTAACtcaattaagtaaaattaaaatatcttataaaaaaattaggatCATTTTCTCTCAagatgaatatttttgtgaacTTAACTCTAACAACAATAGAAAACAGTGGTAATAGATTATAAATGGGTAttcaatattattaatttgatctgataaaataaaattaaaatattttataaatgaatttgaattgCGTTCTCTTGACATAAATATTTTCAGGAATGTAATTCTACTAGCGATTAGGGATGTGCTAATGCCAATTTGAGTTTGTACAAGGCAACCCTAACGAGGTTGATTCTATGGTATAAGTACTGAATATCCATCAACATTTTACATGATTGTCTTGGcgtcttttattttttgtagatATGGTTATCTCGATGCCAATATCGTGCGGAACACTCAAGAGTTCTGTGGACTTATGCAGGTATTTGCCTTAtagtataaaattattaatgattGTTACTTACAATTTGGTTTAGTTTAATGCATTACCCTGCAgcacaagaaagaaaaataataaaaatattaataggGAAAGCATGGTTTCTGGTAAGCAATCACTTTCATATGATGCTTCATTAAGATctaaatgttttcaaattgtaatataaaaaaatgtgtAAAGATTAGAAATCCTGTGTCTTCCAATTTGAGAATCCTTTTTATGATTTGCCAATCGTCGCGAGCAGTGGAACGATTCTCGGCAGACTCGTTAAACTGTCGTGCGATGAATCGTTAGAGGCAGCGGTCTCGTTGATCATGCCAACGTCAATTGACTGGTCATATCCATCTGGATTTGATGAGACTGCCTCAAAAGATAAGATCAAAAAATTTGTTGGGGGAGAAATAGAATTGAAGGGTAATTGGAAGGGAAAAATATTGGGTTTGTGTGCGTCACGGATTGCATCAGATTAGATAAGGCTAAATTCGTGCATGACCAATTCAGTCTAGCCAATCAGGTAATTTGCTTACCTCAACAAGCTGGACGTGTGTTTTTCGGCTCTATATTGTAAACCCCATCTGTTGCATTGACAGTGTGGGCTACCGGAGCTAGTCCAAGTTTTTTCTTAGAGTTGTACAAGGACAGCCCGAGTCACGTCGAgtcttaaataataattatttatttattttaacaattttCTCCCCTATGAATGAAATTCCAACTAGGAAATTTAGTTAAAAACTTAAGAGACAAAAACAGCAAATATGATTTTCCTTCACATAgttcatttccttttttaataaatgaaatattatcTTTTACCCTAGTACGTACCTACCCATTCCTTTGTTCTTATTCCCCcaatttttaatgaattattGTTTCATCTTCAAATTTGCTGGCTTAGTCCACAGGAGCCAACTACCCACTCCTTTGTTCTTATTCCCCcagtttttaattgaattattgtttcttcttcaaatttgCTTGCTTATTCTATACGAGCTACCCACCCCTTCTTTTAGtcaattcttttatttttttttaacattgcAATTCATTTCTCACTGGTGAACCAAATTGCTGAGGGTCACAAAATTCAATTGAATGaatttttaactaattaagcaAAAATCATGCTTAGGTCTGGACACCAACTCATAAAATCGACTTTATCTGGGCTTTTGtattagaatttaaatataaaaattagatttggggtgatttttttttgtcctaaaaaataaggtatttttaaaaataatttttaattaagataaaagatttttagataaaattatctttaatgaAGTTTCCTCATATCAAAGGCACgtgttgaaaaaaatgttgttataCGTCAGTTTAAGGTATTTAACTCTAAACGTTTatatttgagtgaaatacaaaGATAGAAATTAAGTTAcaaatcatattaaaaaaatatttttatataccatgttgaaaaaaaaattattacactTCATATTTAAGGTGTTTAACTCTAAAAGTTCATGTTTTAGTGaaatacaaaaatagaaatcaaattacaCGCTATGTTCAAAACAatgttgttacatgtcatgttaaaaaaaagttgttacatACTAGTTGTTTAACTTTAAGAGTTtatgttttaatgaaataCAAATATAGAGACCaagttacacgccatgttgataaaaatatgttgttacgtgtcatgttgaaaaaaaagttgttataTTCTGTGTTTAAAGTGTTTAACTCTAAGAGTTTGTGTCCTTATGCAATACAAAGATAGAGACTAAGTTACacatcatgttgaaaaaaaaattgtaatatgCCATGTTTAAAGTGTTTAACTCCAAGAGTTTATATTCTAATAAAATGCAAATATAGAAACCAAGTTAAACgccatatttaaaaaatatttgtgttacatgtcatattcaagaataattattacatgtcatgttgaaaaaaaaaattgttacacgtcatatttAAAGTATTTAAATCTAAGAGTTTGTGTCATAGTGAAATACAAATATAGAAACCAAGTTAAACATCATATTTAAGATATTTAACTCTAAGTGTTTATGTCCTAGTGAAATACATAGATAGAGATAAAGTTACATGCTATATTTAAACCATATCATATGTAATAGATTTGTTACACGTCAAGTGCAATAGAGTTGCTACATATATGCATAACATGTAATAACTCTGAACAGTGTTCTAATTTAAAGATTTCACTTGCAACTTCAACCCATCAA from Theobroma cacao cultivar B97-61/B2 chromosome 5, Criollo_cocoa_genome_V2, whole genome shotgun sequence carries:
- the LOC18599914 gene encoding uncharacterized protein LOC18599914 isoform X1, whose product is MKTLQSEMEMISEEQRGKAGKRSYGNQGRKNFPFSSRETSSLGRCKQINGSSPKVVGKKLCLQSRPQQVKLTKTDLVKLKVQMRDSAESLMAAQKAANLTEAEFAQMIMRRNEVMDILLTGMNELLKMKEIEAFLMLKLGLL